The genomic region CGTAAGTAGCAGAAGTTACACTTTTTAAATATCAGAGGCCAGATCAGGTGGTGTAAAATGGCACAGCTCCACTGTGGTCTCTGAGTAGTACTTTGACTTCTACCAGTTCTAGATCTGGATGACTATTTGCATGCAATTtgaattcctgttttccttGCAAATGTATACCTTTTGAGGCTTTCACCGTGTTTTGCTGCAAATCCAGTAGTACAATGACACAGGTAATTCCTTGAAGCATCTCTGTTTACAGTTCTCTTCAACACTGCCTATTTTACTATGTAACTAACTGCAATCAAAGGAAgtagaaaaacaggaaagaaaacaccatTAACCATTGGATTAAGTCTTAAGGGAGAACCTAACTGAGAGTTAATTTGACTGGAATTCTTAGAAGGTCAGTGGCTGAATACAACAAATATCCTGTAAATAGTATGGATTATATCTTGGATGTTCATACCCCAGATAAGAACATTGTCATTTCAGTTACAGAATTGCTCTAACTGGGGATGTGTTGTGGGATAGaattaaaaagtattaattaaagtgagggggaaaaaaaacagcaagaaaaaagtaTCAATTGCAATTATAATAAGAGACTTCAATACAGACTCTTCCCACTCCTGTGTGGCTCTGGTACTATCTTCAtccatcttcttcctcttcctacTTGCTGGAGACCCGTTCTTCTTGCCAGCTGGACTGGGACACTAGCTTTTCCCGTCATAAAGAACAGCAATATTGGTTCGTACCTCTATCTGGTCTAACTACACAAGGAATAGAAATGATAGAATATTCAGTCATATCAGCACACATTAACTTGAAGCATAACTATTCATTGTACAGCAACACTTCTCACAATTCAATCAGTATTTAGTTTAAGTAATTATTTCTTTGAGTACAATTTAgactattaaaaaaccccacttttatagcttttccactgaaatttgAGATTGCTAGCGttcacaaaaatgaaatgtgaataGCACTGATGAAACGTAGTATCATGAAGGCAGATGATATGCAAGTATCACCAAAAATCTCCGTGAATGCAGCTCTATACTCACCTGAAAGAGCCTTGCTGATATTGCTTCCCTACTCCTCTGATTAGACTGCAGACACTGAAAGGGGAATAAATAGCTACCTGCATAAAACACCCACAAACTAGCAAGCAAATGGCATTTTGAGATAAAGATATGCAGATTTATTATTACCACGAAGGGGAAATAATTGAATTTGAGCCTGAAGGGGTTCTAAGCATACTCTGTCAATAAATGGCATGCCAGAAAAAATAGGTCTGAATATCATATGAAAGTTTACATTCCTAGCacccatttttatttaaagtatgTATACGTGTGTGTATCTGTGGGGAGTTTCGGTTTACTGCTTGCACATCAGGGGATGCATGGAACATCAAATCCCATGGTGTGAACCCACAAACCTGGACTGCCACCATGCTGCTGACCTCCTGCAATCCACAATGCATTTGAAACTGAAGTAGGTGTTCAGTGTCACAAGGACGCCGAAGTCTTTTTTTGAAGAATGGTATCAAGCTGCTAGGCATTTTATAGAAGTACATAAGGAGTTAATTTAAAGCAGGTATTAATACTAGCTGGCAATGgatttttctgactttctgctgccttctcaAGATTTGTCAAACTGTCCCCCAATCACACCAGAATGATGAACAATTCATGGTTCAATTTGAACACATATTCAAGTCTAATTATGTCAGATTCCTTTCCAATTATGTTTCAGTTTGTTGGACCAGTTAGTTGTGAAATGTTACTACTTCAAAAGCCAGAATCACAGAAGAGGAAGTACTTTAGGACACAATACATCTAAGATACTTTTATGTATCTTTGTCAGTCTTTACAAGAATTCATTCTGATAACACAGGGGTGATGGAAGTACTGAATCAGGCTTGCACAACACAGAAACTTCCTGTATATGCTACAGGACTGCAGAGAAATATATTTATGCAACAAAAGACACTTTTCCAGCTTCCTCATCCACAAAATAAGGGACGGTGGTAAAATACCGATATGTCTTGTGAACATAGCAAATgtaataaaacaacaaaaagcattcAACATTTATGCAGAAGTACTGTTTTCCTCAGGGTCTCTGTCTATGAGATGAATGCTCCCTGTGATCACCGATTCCTCTTGAGCCGAGGTGTTCTCCACCTGCTTATTTGTGCAATATGGAATGTGGCcacaaaaatacatgtaaatCCATGGGTTGGTGCAACTATTTAAATTGCCAAGGAGCATGATAATGGTGAATGCCGAACCTAGAATGAAATAGTTAAAGGAATAACAGAGTAAATAAAGCACTCCTGCAAATAAGTAACATTTTCACAGTCTGCTGCTTTCTGGTGTACCTGATCATATATTAAAGTTAATCTGATAGCAGGAAATTCCCATTTATTCCATGCAATTTCTAATTGTTGAAGGTATGAAGCACACTGTATTGTATGCATTGCAGAATTAAATAGTTCCATGTAGCTCTTTTTTGATGTAGCTGCAttacatttaaaagcaattgcTAACCTGCTataaagaaaaggataaataCAGATATAGATATTgatataaatatatgtacagTAAGACTCAAATTTACACTGACGGAATTCTTAAAACAATGATCAGAAGTAGTTTTTTCATCAGACAGAgctattatcttttttttttctcctttggtttGTATCTTTGAGTTTAGAATGGGTGAACTGAAAGAAAGTCACATACAGAGTCTGCCTTTCACAAAGAGGCAACAGTATAAGTTTGACAAGATTAATCTTGTTTACAACATGGTGTTCTTTGATATCTCTCCCAggcttgctttttttgctttataaacaGCTGATTCacaacttttaattttttcatagtGTACTACAGAGATTTCATCAATATgatttcaatattaaaaaaaaaataatcaggtgTCTTATAACATCACTGTTCTATCCAGTAAATaagaaatctttattttattactttgaTTATTTGATTACTCTTTTTCACCTCAAGAACCCAAAATACTGCTGCTATAATATCTAAAACCTCTAAAAGTCTGAACCCTTGCCGTAGCAGATGATACTTTTCCCTGATGATACTTTTCCCTGTGCTGTTTATTAATCTTTAAATCCTTAATCACTCAAAACATCCATACCCACAAAATGCACACTTATACGATGTTTTAATCACAGAACACATGAAGTTCTCTGTACCTAATTAAATATAGTGGATAATCAAtccaggattttctttttaatcataCTCAAAAGATCACATGTAAGTTTTACACAAACGCAAATATAAAGCAATATAGCAGTGTGCTAGCCTGCTATGAAGTTATGAATGACGACGGAGAGTATCTTACCTTCGGTCACGACACTGGGGAACCACACAGACCACAGCTGTGCAATGAAGAAAGGTGACCAACAAAGAACATACGCAACAACTGTTACCACTGTCATTTTTACAGTCTTGATCATAGCCTTTGAAATACAGTTCACGCTGCTTGCTCGGGATGGCAGGACTTGCTTCTGATTTGTTACTTCAtattcattctgttttttcacatatatatttcttttgattattttgcAAATCTTAACCTGGCACATGATAAGGATGGCTGAGGGAATGAAGAATATAACTACAAAAATCCAAGTCACATATGCCCTTGGGCCCCATGGCTGAATAAATTCACCCCAACATTCAAAGATACCTGGAGATATTTCAGTCTTAGAAAAGATAAATACCTGTGGTAAGCTAAGAATCAGTGATATAGACCAGCTGGTGCAAATGGGGATGTTCCAGAGAGCTCTCTTCTTTTGGAAAGTGACCATAGGGTAGCAAACTGCTTGGTATCTGTCCACTGTCATGACCACTATCATATAAGTAGAGGCAAACATGCCCAGCAGTTGTAGATACTTGATAATTCTGCACAAGAAATCTGGCCCTATGAAAACGTCTGTAATATCCCATATGAGTTGAGGCAGCACTTGAAAAAAGGCTACCACTAAGTCAGCGATGCTGAGGTGAAGCATGAATACATACATCCTAGAGAGCTTCTTTCTTCTTCGCCACAGCACCAGTATGAGAATAAAATTGCCCACAGATGCTGTCAGAAATATGACCCCCAGTACAGCGATCTCCACTTGAGCTAATTGCTCATCTCTTTCTGGTCTTCCAACAGGATCTGACTGATTTGTCAAACTCAGGAATCTGTGAGGAGAAGGACTCTCGGTCTGATGTGTGTCATCCTGcataggaaatgaaaaattcttcATAGTGCACAGAAGCTACTTACAGTAGCTGCTACTTGCCACTCAGGTTGACAGCTGTGAAGTACTGACTAGCAAACAAACCAGCCCAGGTTCAGGTTTCGGTGTATCTTCAAGCAAATCTCCTGCTTGTGTGAACTAAAGCAGTGGGACCTGGATCTTGATAAAATTCTCTCTCTTGCTGGCGTGCAAAAAGGCTTTATATAGGCTCCCAGCAGAGCCTTATGTAACTGCAGAGCCCTCGGGTAGGCTGCAGGGACCGCAGCCAATGGCAGACCGAGCCACACAATTGGgggaaatatataaataaaaggCAAACTTCAGAGGCTCAACGTAATTCAATTACCCACTTCAGTCAAAGCCCGAACTTGTAAATAGCTGTGGCCAAAATCATACTTAAATGATCTTACTCGGGAGAGttcctgcaaatatttttttacgCAAACCAGAAGTGCATGCTTCAGCTGAAGCAGGAGGAATGTTTATACGTAGATGGAAAGTTGGGCCCCTGAGCTCAGGCGCATCGTAACTGCAATTCTCTAGGCTCCTGGGGCACGACCATATCCTAAATGCAGCACAGAcgaagaaatgcatttttccatagcttcccccccccctcctcttttttgGAGTCACctgattctggaaaaaaaaaaaagagaaagattttaaCTGCcctaaaaataatctttttatttcaagacaGGGTCAAGACTTAGAgatttttctcagcaaaatgaaaaataacacatgtgaaataaattacttttaatggGACTGTGAGTCTGCTGagaatttaatagaaaaataagtgaaaattCAGTGGGAAATCCAACTGAGGAAAAGGGCTCTACAATGAAACAATTTCCAAAGGTCTCTATTCTACTATAGTGCTAAAGGCTGGGAGGTCATTTTTCAGTACctaatcctttttatttttgtggagtAAGTTGTATCATGACCACAAGAATCTCCTTGTTCTTCGATCTTCCAGTATGGCTTTTGCATATTGTTAGTGGCAGATAAGAAGAGcaattttgatttaattttaatttttctccctcAGTCTGCCCTCTTAATCACAAAAGATggatttaataaaattaattcatttaataTGAAAGATAGCACATATTTGTATGCAATCTTGTCTGAAGCTAGAGCACTCATATCCTTTTGGTTATAGTCAGGAGACTGGTAATTTCAagtctttctgaagaggaaatcGATAAGGTTAAAAGTATGTCCATGCTGCATGTATAGTACATAATACTGCACCTACACTGATTAATCGCTGTGATCACGACTATGTTGTAAAACCAGCTGAGGAATCTCACAAACAGACTACCATCTCTTTGGCACTAAATGTTTTCATGTCTCAATAGACAAGGGAAGGGCAAAATTCATAAACAGGATGCTGAGAGAGACCTACAACAGTTTAGAAAAACAGTGTgatctcttttctctccctcttcccccttccaCCCCACCACGGGACTGACGTTAATATCTCAAGCAAGGGTAAGACTGTGAGAACAGACAACAGACAAGCTGAATAACCTCAGGAAACTTtgccaccaccagcagcctTAAGTATCCATAATCCAGATTTGGCTGAACACTACTGCAGCTGCCTGAGTCTACGACAGCTTTTCTCTATAACCATGTTGCAAAGAGTATGAATCACCATAACTTAATCTAATATacctgataatttttttcctaaatggaaGCCTATTTGTACGAAACTTGGATTCCTGAGGTCGTTTCTTTTTAGCTTTCCCTCCAGTTTGGAACCTATCTCAATTAGTGGGAAAGAGCATGGCAAGACCGTATGGGAACAAATGGGTTTGCCTTTACCCTCGCCCTCCCTTCACCCAACAACTTGCAGAAGAGTAACTGAATTGACCACAGACTACGAACCCCTTGCAATTCTGCAGATAGCAAACTGCACAGTAGAGCAGGCTGGCTGATCTCCAGTTCTGCCTTCAGATGGAGATAAAATTTCAGGTGTGTCCTCCAAAATCATTTACCTTGGCCATTCTCACTCCATGAGTTAACAAAAAGCCAGGTGGGATCTTTATTCTTCTAGCAGGATACGGAGTAAAAACATGTACATCTAGGCAGAGCTAGGACTAAGTGGGTGGAAACAGGAACATGTTGTATAGAAAACTAAGCCCAGGGTCAGGCAcggaagataaaaataaatttacgCTTCATGATCTGAAGCATGATGAAGAAATTACATGTAAAAAGACCAGAATATGCAACACAAGTCACTTCTGGGATACTATTGGAAGACTAACAGGAATATAGTACCAAAAgtatatatttgtattattttcacGATGCATAATGTATGGGTAGACACACATTTCAGGCAAATGTGTTTTATCAGCTACACCTAGAATAGTTCAACAAGACCCCTGAGAACACGCAACTCTTCCTAGGCCTACACATATACACAGCACGTGGTGTCTGGGCAGCAGACATGCT from Gavia stellata isolate bGavSte3 chromosome 4, bGavSte3.hap2, whole genome shotgun sequence harbors:
- the LOC104261650 gene encoding arg8-vasotocin receptor — encoded protein: MKNFSFPMQDDTHQTESPSPHRFLSLTNQSDPVGRPERDEQLAQVEIAVLGVIFLTASVGNFILILVLWRRRKKLSRMYVFMLHLSIADLVVAFFQVLPQLIWDITDVFIGPDFLCRIIKYLQLLGMFASTYMIVVMTVDRYQAVCYPMVTFQKKRALWNIPICTSWSISLILSLPQVFIFSKTEISPGIFECWGEFIQPWGPRAYVTWIFVVIFFIPSAILIMCQVKICKIIKRNIYVKKQNEYEVTNQKQVLPSRASSVNCISKAMIKTVKMTVVTVVAYVLCWSPFFIAQLWSVWFPSVVTEGSAFTIIMLLGNLNSCTNPWIYMYFCGHIPYCTNKQVENTSAQEESVITGSIHLIDRDPEENSTSA